In Denticeps clupeoides chromosome 1, fDenClu1.1, whole genome shotgun sequence, a single window of DNA contains:
- the LOC114794302 gene encoding dynein light chain 1, axonemal isoform X2, whose amino-acid sequence MAKATTIKEALVKWEEKTGEKAAEATAVKLYSQIPPIEKMDASLAALVSCERLSLSTNCIEKIANLNGLKNLRILSLGRNNIKNLNGLEAVGDSLEELWISYNQIDKLKGIHVMKKLKVLYISNNLVKEWAEFQKLADLPALVDLVFVGNPLEEKHSQDGNWLEEATRRLPKLKKLDGHPVIKQEEEETERVNTRSP is encoded by the exons ATG GCGAAAGCGACGACCATAAAAGAAGCGCTGGTGAAATGG GAGGAGAAGACAGGGGAGAAGGCAGCTGAGGCCACGGCGGTGAAACTCTACAGCCAGATCCCGCCCATCGAGAAAATGGACGCTTCGCTCGCCGCCCTGGTCAGCTGCGA GAGACTCTCGCTGTCCACGAACTGCATTGAGAAAATTGCCAACTTAAATGGCCTGA AGAATCTCCGGATTCTGTCCTTGGGACGGAACAACATCAAGAACCTGAATGGACTG GAGGCCGTAGGCGACTCTCTGGAGGAGCTGTGGATCTCCTACAACCAGATAGACAAGCTGAAGGGCATTCACGTCATGAAGAAGCTCAAAGTGCTTTACATATCCAACAACCTGGTGAAGGAGTGGG CTGAGTTCCAGAAGCTGGCAGACCTGCCTGCACTGGTGGACCTGGTGTTTGTTGGAAACCCCCTGGAGGAGAAACACTCACAGGATGGGAACTGGCTAGAGGAGGCCACCAGGAGGCTCCCAAAGCTGAAGAAACTGGATG GTCACCCTGTGATcaaacaggaagaagaagagacgGAAAGAGTTAACACACGTTCTCCATAA
- the LOC114794302 gene encoding dynein light chain 1, axonemal isoform X1, with protein MFCVRFQAKATTIKEALVKWEEKTGEKAAEATAVKLYSQIPPIEKMDASLAALVSCERLSLSTNCIEKIANLNGLKNLRILSLGRNNIKNLNGLEAVGDSLEELWISYNQIDKLKGIHVMKKLKVLYISNNLVKEWAEFQKLADLPALVDLVFVGNPLEEKHSQDGNWLEEATRRLPKLKKLDGHPVIKQEEEETERVNTRSP; from the exons ATGTTTTGTGTTCGGTTTCAGGCGAAAGCGACGACCATAAAAGAAGCGCTGGTGAAATGG GAGGAGAAGACAGGGGAGAAGGCAGCTGAGGCCACGGCGGTGAAACTCTACAGCCAGATCCCGCCCATCGAGAAAATGGACGCTTCGCTCGCCGCCCTGGTCAGCTGCGA GAGACTCTCGCTGTCCACGAACTGCATTGAGAAAATTGCCAACTTAAATGGCCTGA AGAATCTCCGGATTCTGTCCTTGGGACGGAACAACATCAAGAACCTGAATGGACTG GAGGCCGTAGGCGACTCTCTGGAGGAGCTGTGGATCTCCTACAACCAGATAGACAAGCTGAAGGGCATTCACGTCATGAAGAAGCTCAAAGTGCTTTACATATCCAACAACCTGGTGAAGGAGTGGG CTGAGTTCCAGAAGCTGGCAGACCTGCCTGCACTGGTGGACCTGGTGTTTGTTGGAAACCCCCTGGAGGAGAAACACTCACAGGATGGGAACTGGCTAGAGGAGGCCACCAGGAGGCTCCCAAAGCTGAAGAAACTGGATG GTCACCCTGTGATcaaacaggaagaagaagagacgGAAAGAGTTAACACACGTTCTCCATAA
- the LOC114792674 gene encoding tubulin epsilon and delta complex protein 1-like: MATPGKGNREAGGGGADMHRGSGGQEKQVKGVKEVITALCNLLSALQLHSVPSAELFRRAKFNKDDAVPEMWRFLYSLLKPALVLECECQHGELGDQVRFVRSALWHCGYAAPWVVDGSCHGNDVGSRELLLAFGWLLSSGSLLEFLLSERTLQLQPLAIPAQSSPCFPVGPVAAVEGDGDLKRLQWEFGKLRFQWRKLLAAQEERSKLIHRVLSEVQDHPVTPSSAAGFTSDPSELTKELQQVNVLLETYLQWSSVEPAFWCWMDSVIEHRSSERSGDQTDRTLVNGHPPAARCSHGNVHTGAAELLDGVVWKLQASLRAGRGHSSRRGDAGLALRRSSCSDLSDLERRVTSRLRSVTDASAPTCGYAGYRPRLQDRQPRAAAGGEVGAPRTLHASELIQDLRKRESHLLQGLEEACHAHRHALQELGEGLDQVVFIPPLKR; encoded by the exons ATGGCAACTCCCGGCAAAGGGAATAGGGAAGCAGGCGGAGGTGGCGCAGACATGCATCGGGGTTCGGGAGGTCAGGAGAAGCAGGTGAAGGGGGTGAAGGAGGTGATCACGGCCCTCTGTAACCTCCTCTCCGCCCTCCAGCTCCACTCTGTACCCAGCGCCGAGCTCTTCAGACGGGCCAAGTTCAACAAGGACGACGCG GTGCCGGAGATGTGGAGGTTTCTCTACAGCCTTTTGAAACCAGCTCTGGTGTTGGAGTGTGAGTGCCAGCATGGAGAATTGG GGGACCAGGTCAGGTTTGTGAGGAGCGCGCTGTGGCATTGTGGATATGCTGCCCCGTGGGTAGTGGAtggcagttgccatggcaatgaTGTCGGCAGCCGGGAGCTGCTTCTGGCCTTTGGTTGGTTGCTGTCCTCCGGGAGTCTCCTGGAGTTCCTGCTGAGTGAGCGGAcgctgcagctgcagccacTGGCCATACCTGCACAG tcatCCCCCTGTTTCCCCGTTGGACCTGTTGCCGCTGTAGAAGGGGACGGTGACCTGAAGAGGCTGCAGTGGGAGTTCGGGAAGCTGCGGTTCCAGTGGAGGAAGCTGCTCGCTGCTCAGGAGGAGAGGTCCAAACTCATCCACAGG gtcCTTTCTGAAGTCCAGGACCACCCCGTGACTCCCAGCTCAGCTGCAGGTTTCACCTCTGACCCCTCAGAGCTCACCAAG GAGCTGCAGCAGGTTAACGTTCTACTGGAGACCTATCTGCAGTGGAGCAGCGTGGAACCGGCGTTCTGGTGTTGGATG GACAGCGTGATTGAGCACCGCTCCTCAGAACGCAGCGGTGACCAGACAGACCGCACATTGGTCAACGGTCATCCGCCCGCTGCTCGCTGTTCCCACGGCAACGTGCACACTGGAGCCGCAGAGTTACTGGACGGGGTCGTCTGGAAGCTGCAGGCGTCCCTGAGAGCCGGACGAGGCCATTCGTCACGACGCGGTGACGCCGGACTG GCCCTGCGGAGAAGCAGCTGCTCTGATCTGTCGGACCTGGAGAGGAGAGTCACCTCCCGCCTCCGCTCCGTCACCGATGCCAGCGCTCCAACCTGCGGGTACGCCGGCTACAGGCCACGCCTCCAGGACCGGCAGCCACGTGCCGCCGCTGGAGGAGAAGTGGGCGCGCCGAGAACGCTCCACGCCTCAGAACTGATCCAGGATCTGCGGAAGAGGGAGTCCCACCTCCTGCAGGGGCTGGAGGAGGCGTGTCACGcccacagacacgccctgcaGGAGCTGGGTGAGGGTCTGGACCAGGTGGTGTTCATTCCACCGCTAAAACGATGA